From one Lycium ferocissimum isolate CSIRO_LF1 chromosome 5, AGI_CSIRO_Lferr_CH_V1, whole genome shotgun sequence genomic stretch:
- the LOC132057724 gene encoding uncharacterized protein LOC132057724 has product MAAPPNMEEGQSFTRPPRFNGKYYGWWKTRMHDFIMAEDSELWDVICDGPYIPVHTSEDGKENIVKMRKEYNEADRKRVDKNYKANKILVCGIGPDEYNRASACSLAKKIWEALQTTHEGTTQVKNFKIDMLTTEYKMFKMKESESIHEMHTRFTSIINELHSLGEVITTTKLTAKRNQVPDRSFRRKETADEIVKQVVAAWEDSSNESEDENDKRELSILAIDDGATEYKSDLSLTAESDTDDDDNDDENKKVNFFDIKKNLRLFSQRKFISLSGVLIDVYHGLVIETQELNLSLDEIELDREDLCVLAKDMKNQVYETNQQNILLESQVRKDEEISFKKKKRSKTF; this is encoded by the exons ATGGCAGCCCcaccaaatatggaagaaggacaGTCATTCACCAGACCTCCCAGATTTAATGGAAAGTACTATGGGTGGTGGAAGACTAGGATGCACGATTTCATCATGGCTGAAGACTCAGAGCTATGGGATGTCATATGTGATGGTCCCTATATCCCAGTTCACACAAGTGAAGACGGTAAAGAGAACATTGTCAAAATGAGAAAGGAATACAACGAAGCTGACAGAAAAAGGGTGGATAAAAACTATAAAGCAAATAAGATTCTCGTATGTGGAATAGGACCGGATGAGTACAATCGAGCCTCAGCTTGTTCATTAGCCAAAAAGATCTGGGAAGCTCTTCAAACTACCCATGAAGGAACAACTCAGGTAAAAAACTTTAAGATTGACATGCTTACCACTGAGTACAAGatgttcaaaatgaaagagagtGAATCTATCCATGAGATGCACACCAGATTCACCTCCATAATCAACGAGCTTCACTCTCTCGGAGAAGTCATCACAACCACCAAGCTG ACCGCAAAGAGGAACCAGGTCCCCGACAGGAGTTTTAGAAGGAAAGAGACCGCTGATGAGATTGTGAAGCAAGTAGTTGCAGCCTGGGAAGACTCCTCAAATGAGTCTGAggatgaaaatgacaaaaggGAATTGTCCATATTGGCAATTGATGATGGAGCAACTGAGTATAAGTCAGACCTTTCACTCACGGCTGAATCTGACacggatgatgatgataatgacgaTGAGAACAAAAAAGTAAATTTCTTCGATATAAAGAAAAACCTGAGACTTTTCTCTCAAAGGAAATTTATATCACTGTCAGGCGTGCTGATTGATGTGTATCACGGTCTGGTCATAGAAACACAAGAGTTAAATCTTTCTCTTGATGAAATAGAACTGGATAGGGAGGACTTGTGTGTGTTAGCTAAAGATATGAAGAATCAAGTTTATGAGACAAACCAACAGAATATCTTGTTGGAAAGTCAAGTGAGAAAAGATGAGGAAATCTCcttcaaaaagaagaaaagaagcaaGACCTTCTGA